The nucleotide window ttgtaagtttgtacataaggctgctccacaataaaggtaaGAGacattctgccagaaattcaaccAGGatcttgttgttcatccaaatctctagGCTTTCACCCAGTACTCGGACTTAGATGTGGTGCAGGaagccacaagtggaggttccactgttattgggaaagaaaggagaccctgagagatcaccctcagaaagCTGGTCAGCAAGGAAGGAGTTGTGAAGGTGGATTgaaaaagatactagaaaattGGTACCTCAAcacctaagagagttggattatAATGGCACTGGAAAAGAGTTGCCTCACCTCCTAAGAGTTGGATTGAAAAAGgagtacctcaactcctgagagagttggattaataggcactggaaaaggggtacCTAAACTTCTAAGCGACTTGGATtgcaaaggcactggaaaaggggtgcctcaactcctgggATAGTTGGATTTGAAAGGTATAATAAGGGTTCCTCAACTCATAAGAGACTTGgattgaaatagagaaaatacacagaaatatcAAAGAGACAAGGTTCTGGTaatatctcattttaaatttggattaagcaataatgctaagatAATTATTAAAGAAACATGGAAAATCATCTTCTGAAGAATCCCTCCTTTTTGACCTGTGCAcaagcagccagctgacccagcagcccatgcCCTTGTTCCCTCCAGCCTGCTGCAGCCTGCAGTCATCTGGCAACAATGTGGTTTGCACTGGCTGGCTGGGGAAGTTGACTCcagagaaaaagttggggcagtATGCTATGGAAGAAACACTGGTTTATCCTGTGGAGTGGTAAGATGAGTGGTGACCCAGATATTCTAGAATATTATAAGcatgaacactccaagaaacccctgcggatcatcaacctaaacttctgtatgCAGTTGGATGTTGATCTGACCTTCAACAAAAAAGAACCCCAAAGTAGTTTTAGGTTTGATATCATCACCAATGAGctcaccttctacctggtggctgagacagaggctgacatgaataggtgggtccagagcatctgccagatctgtggcttcagtcagactaaagagagcactgacaccctgagaaaACTTTCTTCTGTCAATcatagtctctgctcttctccagctgagttcagcagctccagtcagcacctaCTCCAAACCAGGAGgtcctcagccctttcacactctagccagcccACTGTGtcaagccacatccagcctgccttgtccactAGTAcacctcaggagtatcaacactcACACCAATGCATAAGCCAAAAGACAGAAAATGCCAGAAGTGCCACCTTCTCTCAGAGCACCAGACAGGAGAGTGACACAGCCACACAAAaccttgcccagggcaatagacactgtatcaGCCGAATCAGTGGTCAAGTCCATGGCATCTATAGCCTTCCCAAGCCAAGCAGACAATTCAAAGAACATGCTTTTGGCATCCCCCGTAGCCACCCTATGGAGAGCCTCACAGTGTCTGAGGGAGACAAtgaggatgtgtacaccttcaaggtAACCAGCAGAAacctttgtcaggtatttggagacctcctagtggactcagccatagctcccccaccacAGCACCCCAAGATGCCTTGGTGTGGCAACCCTCTACAAAGACCTCCAGTCAATGACTACAAGTACCCAAGGCGAGGTGTAGAAactgcctgctggtctgctaaatccCCAAAAAGGACTATCATGGGTCGATCACACAGTGACAACTCTAATTACAACTGTGTGCCCATAAACCCAGGTTCTTCTACCCTGCAGGCTTTGGAACAAACAGGGGACAATTCCCACAGTGCCTACATCCCCATGAACACAGTGCCCCATCACTTTGACCCACTGGGCCATCCATCCACAGCCCTTCCTATTCATAATGTCTCTGGCCAAGAAAGGAAGATCCAGCCACCCCCAGTCAATCGCAACCTCAAGCCTGGCCGAAAAGCAAAGCCACCaccccttgacctgagaaacaacactgtcatcaatgagctccctttcaagtcacctgtcaccaagtcttggtcctcCCAAgactgccattccatctccacAAATAATATCACCaacacagactccaga belongs to Cricetulus griseus strain 17A/GY unplaced genomic scaffold, alternate assembly CriGri-PICRH-1.0 unplaced_scaffold_1, whole genome shotgun sequence and includes:
- the LOC113838364 gene encoding LOW QUALITY PROTEIN: GRB2-associated-binding protein 2-like (The sequence of the model RefSeq protein was modified relative to this genomic sequence to represent the inferred CDS: inserted 4 bases in 2 codons), whose amino-acid sequence is MSGDPDILEYYKHEHSKKPLRIINLNFCMQLDVDLTFNKKEPQSSFRFDIITNELTFYLVAETEADMNRWVQSICQICGFSQTKESTDTLRKLSSVNHSLCSSPAEFSSSSQHLLQTRRSSALSHSSQPTVSSHIQPALSTSTPQEYQHSHQCISQKTENARSATFSQSTRQESDTATQNLAQGNRHCISRISGQVHGIYSLPKPSRQFKEHAFGIPRSHPMESLTVSEGDNEDVYTFKVTSRNLCQVFGDLHPKMPWCGNPLQRPPVNDYKYPRRGVETACWSAKSPKRTIMGRSHSDNSNYNCVPINPGSSTLQALEQTGDNSHSAYIPMNTVPHHFDPLGHPSTALPIHNVSGQERKIQPPPVNRNLKPGRKAKPPPLDLRNNTVINELPFKSPVTKSWSSQDCHSISTNNITNTDSRDSEEYYVLMQNPMSSSPVPSGTNNPALXKSTGNENYITLDFQAVSLSPHCKPSILSVTSDEIVKYVQIDKKKTQALQNXIQKWTKIQQSSRPSIDAKLW